A segment of the Gammaproteobacteria bacterium genome:
TACCTCGATGAAATGGCCGGCCTCGTTCATCACCACGTTCATGTCGGTCTCGGCCTCGCTGTCCTCGATGTAGTCGAGGTCCAGCACCGGCACTCCCTTGCAAATGCCGACCGAGACCGAGGCGATAAAGCCGTGGATCGGATCACGGCTGATAAGCCGCTGGGTGCGCAGGCGGTTTATGGCATCCACGAGTGCGACGTAGCCGCCGGTGATGGAGGCGGTGCGCGTGCCGCCGTCGGCCTGGATGACGTCGCAGTCTACGGTGATGCTGCGCTCGCCCAAGGCGCACAGGTCCACCACCGCCCTCAGCGAACGTCCGATGAGGCGCTGGATTTCCAGGGTGCGGCCGCCCTGCTTGCCGCGGCTCGCCTCGCGATCCATGCGCTTGCCGGTGGAGCGCGGCAACATGCCGTATTCGGCGGTCACCCAGCCTTTGCCCTTGCCTTTGAGAAAGGAGGGCACCTTTTCCTCCACGGTGGCGTTACAGAGGACTTTGGTGTCGCCGAACTCGACCAGCACCGATCCCTCGGCGTGTTTGGTGTAGTTGCGCGTCAGTTTGATGTCGCGCAGTTGATCGGGGGGACGGCCGCTGGGGCGCATACGATTTCCTTTGTTGAGGGTGCGTAGCTTAACATCGGTGAGGGGTGAGGGGTTAGAAAAAGGTAAGGAGTGAGGAGTTAGGCGTGAGGCGTAAAAAAAGCGTTACGCTGCGTGACTCACGCCTCACGCTTCACTTTGTTTTAGCCTCCAGCCCCTATATAGTATGCGCAATTATCAGTCGGGACTTATCACCATGTTGCACAGCATGACCGCCTTTGCGCGGCAGCAGCGCCAGGTGGAGGAGGGCGTCCTGTGTTGGGAGGTGCGCTCGCTCAATCACCGTTATCTTGAGGTCACCCTGCACCTGCCCGAGGATCTGCGCGCGCTGGAAGTGGCTGTTCGTGAAAAGATTGCGGCGGCCGTCAAGCGCGGCAAGCTGGATTGCCAGCTCCGCCTGCGAACGGGGCCGGGCGCGGCGGGAGTAGCCGCGCCGCTGCGGATCAACGAAGGTTTGGTACGGCAACTGGTCGCGGCGGCCCGGCGGGTCGGCGCTGAGCTCGGCAGCCCCGCCGCCGTCAGCCCGCTGGATGTGTTGCGCTGGCCAGGGGTGGTGTACCCGGCCGAACCCTCCGCGGAACGCTTGAGCAGCGACGCCCTGGCGCTGCTCGACGACACCCTCAAGGAATTGCTGGCGATGCGCGCGCGCGAAGGCGTCAAGCTGCGGGCGATGATTGAGCAGCGCTGCGCCGCGATGCGCGAGCTGGTACAACTGGTGCGCGGACGGCTGCCGCAGATCATGGCGCAACAGCGCACCCGGCTGCTGGAACGCTTAGGCGAGTTGCGGGCCGAGCTCGATCCCGTGCGGCTGGAGCAAGAGCTGGTGAATCTCGCGCAAAAGATGGATGTGGATGAGGAGCTGGAGCGCCTCGATATGCATGTCCAGGAGGTGAGCCGGATCGCTGGTGAAGACAGCGGAGTGGGGCGGCGGCTGGATTTTCTCATGCAAGAGATGAACCGCGAGGCCAATACCCTGGGTGCAAAATCCACGGATCATGACATTGCGCGCGCCGTCATCGAGCTTAAGGTGCTCATCGAACAGATGCGCGAACAAATACAGAATATCGAGTAAGGTAGGCATGCAAGGCACGCTTTATATCATCGCCGCGCCCTCCGGTGGCGGCAAGTCGAGCCTGGTCAAGGCGCTGCTCGAATCAACAGCCAATTTGCAGGTTTCGGTCTCTTACACGACCCGCCCCATGCGCCCGCGCGAACAGGAGGGCGTGGACTATCACTTCGTGGATCAGGCGCGGTTCGATGCGCTGCGCGACTCCGGCGTGTTTCTGGAACACGCCGAGGTGTTCGGACATTGCTACGGCACCTCGCGCGCCTGGGTCATGGAGCGCCTGCAACAGGGGACAGACGTCCTTCTGGAGATAGACTGGCAGGGCAAACACCAGATCGCGCAGTCATTTCCCGAGGCGGTGAGCATCTTCGTCCTGCCGCCCTCGCGCGCCGTGCTCGAACAGCGTCTGCGCGCCCGCGGCCAGGACGGCGACGAGGTGATCGCCCGGCGCATGCAGGCGGCGACTAACGAAATCTCCCACTGGAATGAGTTCGATTACCTGGTGCTCAATGACGATTTCCAGACCGCCGTCGCCGATGTGCAGGCCATCTTCCGCGCCCGGCGCTTAAGAAGGGGGCCGCAAGGCGCACGCCTACAGCGACTCTTGGCGGAATTATTGGTACAATGACAGGCTTTACGTTGTAACTTTGGAGTCAATTCATGGCCCGTGTCACTGTAGAAGATTGTCTTGCTAATGTAGATAACCGTTTCCAGCTCGTCCTGGTCGCCGCCAAACGGGCGCGCGCGCTTTCGATGGGCGTGCAGCCGACGGTGCCCTGGGATAACGACAAGGCCACTGTGGTCGCCCTGCGCGAGATCGCCCTGGGCAAGATAGACCGCACCATACTGGACGAACCGCTGCCTGAGCCCCCGCCTCCGCCGCCCGTCCCGCAAGTCGCGCTGCAGGCCGATGAAGAAATCTAGCGCATAGTCCTTATGCGCTAAAATGAAATCCGGGAGTCAACAGGGGCCCCTGGATTTCGTTACGCTGCCGGGAGGCGTACATGTTTCTTATCAAGGATCTCACCGACCTCCTCGAGACCTATCTTGAACCGGCTCAGATAGCTGAGATCCAGCGCGCCTACCAGTTCGGCGCGCGCGCCCACGAAGGCCAGCAGCGGCTATCCGGCGAACCGTACATCTACCATCCTCTCGCGGTGGCGCGCATCCTGGCCGAGATGCACATGGATCACCAGAGCATCCTGGCCGCCCTGCTGCACGACGTCATCGAAGACACCCCCACGGCAAAGGAACAACTGGCCAAGGAGTTCGGCGCCGAGGTGGCCGAGCTGGTGGACGGGGTGAGCAAACTCACCCATATCCATTTCGAGACGCACGCCGAGGCGCAGGCCGAAAACTTCCGCAAGATGCTGCTGGCCATGGTGCGCGACATCCGCGTCATCCTGGTCAAGCTCGCCGACCGCCTGCACAACATGCGCACCTTGGGCGCGATGCCGCTCGACAAGCGCCGCCGTATCGCCCGCGAAACCCTGGAGATCTACGCGCCCATCGCCAGCCGTCTGGGCATGAACGCCCTGCGTCTGGAGCTGGAGGATCTGGGCTTCGCCGCGCTCTATCCGATGCGCTATCGCATCCTCGCGGAGGCGGTGAAGAAGGCGCGCGGCAACCGCAAGGAGGTGGTGCGCAAGATCGAAAACGCAATCAAGCGCCGGTTGCGCGAGGAAAAGCTGGAGGGCGAGGTATCGGGACGCGAAAAACATTTGTACAGCATCTATCGCAAGATGCTCGATAAAAAATTGCCCTTCGCCGACGTCACCGATGTCTACGGCTTCCGCATCATCGTGGATACGGTGGACACCTGTTACCGCGTGCTCGGCGCGGTGCACAATCTTTATAAACCGGTGCCGGGCAAGTTCAAGGACTACATCGCCATCCCCAAGGCCAACGGCTATCAATCGCTGCACACCGCCCTGTTCGGGCCCTACGGGGTGCCGATCGAGGCGCAGATCCGCACCCGCGACATGGATCGCCTCTCCGAGGCGGGGATCGCCGCGCACTGGCTGTACAAGGCGGGCGAGGCCAGCAGCAGCGCGCAGCAGCGCGCACACGAATGGCTGCGCGGCCTGCTGGAGATGCAGATGAACGCGGGCAACTCGCTGGAGTTTCTCGAAAACGTCAAGATAGATCTGTTCCCCGACGAGGTCTACGTATTCACCCCCAAGGGCGAGATCATGCAGTTGCCCCGCGGCGCGACGGTGGTGGATTTCGCCTACGCGGTGCACACCGATGTCGGCAATACCTGTGTGGCGGCCAAGATAGACCGGCGGCTCGCACCCTTGAGCACGACGCTCGCCAACGGCCAGTCGGTCGAGGTCATCACTTCAAAACACGCGCGGCCCAATCCCGCCTGGCTGAACTTCGTCGCCACCGCCAAGGCGCGCGCCACCATCCGGCATTTCCTCAAGAACCTGAAACGCGACGAGTCCATCGAGCTTGGCCGGCGGCTGTTGAACATGGAGCTCGGCATCTACGAACTCTCGCTCGACAAGCTCACCTCCGCTCGCATCAAAGAAGTGCTCAAGCAATATAAACTCAAGACGCTGGACGACCTGCTGGAAGATATCGGCCTCGGCAACCGCATGGCGCAACTGGTGGCGCGCTCGCTGTCACCCGAAGCGGAGCCGCCGGGCAAGGCGGACAAGAAGGCCCGGCGGCCCGGCGCGCGGCCGCTGGTGATTAAAGGCACGGAGGGGATGGTGGTCACTTTCGCCAAGTGCTGCTGGCCGATCCCCGGCGACCCGATTCTGGGCTTTGTCAGCGCCGGCCGCGGCATCGTGATCCATACCAAATCCTGCAAGAACGTCTCCGAATACCGCAAACATCCCGAGAAGTGGCTGGACGTGCAGTGGGCGGAGAAAATCGAGGGCGAATTTCCGGTCGAGATCCGCGTGGAGGTCGCCAACCAGCGTGGTGTACTGGCGACGGTTGCGGCCTCCATTGCGAAATTAGGCGCCAACATCGAGAATGTCAGCATCGAGGAGCACGACGGGATGTATACCGCGATCACCTTTACCCTCGCGGTGCATGACCGTCTGCATCTCGCCCGCATCATGCGGCGGCTGCGTGCCTTGCCGGTGGTGGTGCGCATCAGCCGGGTGAAGGGATAGGTTATAGAACTGATTTAATAGTCACCGCAGAGGGCGGAGAGGAATGAAATCAAAAATGGTTTGTTTCTCCTCCGCGTCCTCCGTGGTGAATTGTTTTTATCCTGCAAGGAAAAATATGAAATCAAAAATTATCATCACTACTGATAAAGCGCCCAAGGCGATAGGCGCCTATTCACAGGCCGTCAAGGTCGGCAGTACGGTATATCTGTCGGGCCAGATCCCACTTAGACCGGACACCATGGAACTCGTCACCGGCGACATGCGCGCACAGATCCGGCAGGTGTTCGATAACCTGAAAGCGGTCGCGGAGGCCGCAGGGGGTACGCTCGCGGACCTCGTCAAGCTCAACGTCTATCTCACCGACCTCGCCCACTTCCCGCTGGTGAACGAGGTAATGGCGAACTATATCTCAGAGCCTTACCCCGCCCGAGCGGCAGTCGGTGTCGCGGCGCTGCCCAAAGGCGCGCAAGTGGAGATGGATGCGATTATGGAGCTGACCCGCTGAGCACCGCTCGCGTTAATTCACCTGCCGGACAAAGAGTCACAGGCAACCCGGTCGGCATTCCTGTCACCCGTCTCAGGGGCGTTGGGCCGCGCAACGCCGAACGTCTCGCCCGCCTCGGCATCCATACGGTTCAAGACATTCTGTTCCACATCCCCCTACGTTACCAGGACCGTACCCGTGTTGCGCCCATCGGCGCACTGCGCGTCGGCGATCAGGCGGTGATTGAGGGCGAGATACAGCTCAGCGACATCAAGTTCGGCAGGCGTCGGATGCTGTTGTGCAGGTTGAGCGACTGCACCGGAGCCATTACGCTGCGGTTTTTTCATTTCAACGCGGCGCAAACCGCCGCTCTCGCGCGCGGGGTGAGGCTGCGCTGTTATGGAGAGGTGCGCTTCGGCGCGGCTACGCTGGAGATGATACACCCCGAGTACCGTCGCATTGACGACCAAACCCTCACAGCGGTAGAGGAATCTCTCACGCCGATTTACCCTGCCACCGAGGGCCTGCACCAACTCAGTCTGCGCACGCTGACACAGCAGGCCTTACGGTTGCTTGCGGCGGATGAGGTCACCCTCGAGGAGTGGCTGCCCAAGACCGTACTCGCGCCGCTTAACCTGCCTTCCCTCTCGGAGGCCGTCGCCTATGTGCATTATCCGCCGCCCGATGCGCCGCTCGCCCTGCTGGAGACTGGCGATCACCCCGCACAACGTCGTCTGGCCTTTGAAGAATTGCTCGCCCATCACCTCAGCCTGCGGCAATTACGCAACCGGGTGCAACAAAAACCGGCGCACCCTATGCGCACCTCTGACGTACAGGGATGTACTAATGTCGCGGGAGGCAGGAAGCCGGGAGCGACGGGCAAGCTGGTCGAAAAATTTTTGCAAAATCTGCCGTTTCAACTCACCGCCGCGCAGCGGCGCGTGATAGCCGAAATCGTGGAGGATTTGCGCCGCGCTCACCCCATGCAGCGTTTGCTGCAGGGCGACGTAGGTTCCGGCAAGACCCCGGTCGCCGCCGCCGCCGCGCTGCACGCCATCGAAGCGGGCTATCAAGCGGCGCTGATGGCGCCTACCGAATTACTCGCCGAGCAACATATCGCCACCTTCAAGAACTGGTTCGAACCGCTCGGCATTGAGGTCATCGGCCTGCTCGGCAGATTCAAGGGCAGGCAGCGCAGCGCGACACTGGCCAGCATAAACTCCGGACAGCCGCAGCTCATCGTCGGCACTCACGCGCTGTTTCAGGAAGGCGTGAGCATTCCCAAATTAGGTCTCATGATTGTTGACGAGCAACACCGCTTCGGCGTGCACCAACGCCTGGCGCTGCGCGAGAAGGGAATCACTCAGGATCACACGCCGCACCAGCTCATCATGACCGCCACACCCATACCCCGCACCCTCGCCATGATCGGTTATGCGGATCTCGACAGCTCCGTCCTCGACGAACTGCCGCCCGGGCGTACGCCTGTGGAAACGGTGATGGTCGCCGACACGCGCCGCGCCGAGGTGGTCGAGCATATCGAGCGCGCGTGTGGCAACGGACGACAGGCTTACTGGGTGTGCACGTTGATAGACGAATCTGATCTGC
Coding sequences within it:
- the spoT gene encoding bifunctional GTP diphosphokinase/guanosine-3',5'-bis pyrophosphate 3'-pyrophosphohydrolase, which encodes MFLIKDLTDLLETYLEPAQIAEIQRAYQFGARAHEGQQRLSGEPYIYHPLAVARILAEMHMDHQSILAALLHDVIEDTPTAKEQLAKEFGAEVAELVDGVSKLTHIHFETHAEAQAENFRKMLLAMVRDIRVILVKLADRLHNMRTLGAMPLDKRRRIARETLEIYAPIASRLGMNALRLELEDLGFAALYPMRYRILAEAVKKARGNRKEVVRKIENAIKRRLREEKLEGEVSGREKHLYSIYRKMLDKKLPFADVTDVYGFRIIVDTVDTCYRVLGAVHNLYKPVPGKFKDYIAIPKANGYQSLHTALFGPYGVPIEAQIRTRDMDRLSEAGIAAHWLYKAGEASSSAQQRAHEWLRGLLEMQMNAGNSLEFLENVKIDLFPDEVYVFTPKGEIMQLPRGATVVDFAYAVHTDVGNTCVAAKIDRRLAPLSTTLANGQSVEVITSKHARPNPAWLNFVATAKARATIRHFLKNLKRDESIELGRRLLNMELGIYELSLDKLTSARIKEVLKQYKLKTLDDLLEDIGLGNRMAQLVARSLSPEAEPPGKADKKARRPGARPLVIKGTEGMVVTFAKCCWPIPGDPILGFVSAGRGIVIHTKSCKNVSEYRKHPEKWLDVQWAEKIEGEFPVEIRVEVANQRGVLATVAASIAKLGANIENVSIEEHDGMYTAITFTLAVHDRLHLARIMRRLRALPVVVRISRVKG
- the gmk gene encoding guanylate kinase, with product MQGTLYIIAAPSGGGKSSLVKALLESTANLQVSVSYTTRPMRPREQEGVDYHFVDQARFDALRDSGVFLEHAEVFGHCYGTSRAWVMERLQQGTDVLLEIDWQGKHQIAQSFPEAVSIFVLPPSRAVLEQRLRARGQDGDEVIARRMQAATNEISHWNEFDYLVLNDDFQTAVADVQAIFRARRLRRGPQGARLQRLLAELLVQ
- a CDS encoding YicC family protein, coding for MLHSMTAFARQQRQVEEGVLCWEVRSLNHRYLEVTLHLPEDLRALEVAVREKIAAAVKRGKLDCQLRLRTGPGAAGVAAPLRINEGLVRQLVAAARRVGAELGSPAAVSPLDVLRWPGVVYPAEPSAERLSSDALALLDDTLKELLAMRAREGVKLRAMIEQRCAAMRELVQLVRGRLPQIMAQQRTRLLERLGELRAELDPVRLEQELVNLAQKMDVDEELERLDMHVQEVSRIAGEDSGVGRRLDFLMQEMNREANTLGAKSTDHDIARAVIELKVLIEQMREQIQNIE
- the rpoZ gene encoding DNA-directed RNA polymerase subunit omega, with the translated sequence MARVTVEDCLANVDNRFQLVLVAAKRARALSMGVQPTVPWDNDKATVVALREIALGKIDRTILDEPLPEPPPPPPVPQVALQADEEI
- a CDS encoding RidA family protein, with the translated sequence MKSKIIITTDKAPKAIGAYSQAVKVGSTVYLSGQIPLRPDTMELVTGDMRAQIRQVFDNLKAVAEAAGGTLADLVKLNVYLTDLAHFPLVNEVMANYISEPYPARAAVGVAALPKGAQVEMDAIMELTR
- the recG gene encoding ATP-dependent DNA helicase RecG, coding for MSTARVNSPAGQRVTGNPVGIPVTRLRGVGPRNAERLARLGIHTVQDILFHIPLRYQDRTRVAPIGALRVGDQAVIEGEIQLSDIKFGRRRMLLCRLSDCTGAITLRFFHFNAAQTAALARGVRLRCYGEVRFGAATLEMIHPEYRRIDDQTLTAVEESLTPIYPATEGLHQLSLRTLTQQALRLLAADEVTLEEWLPKTVLAPLNLPSLSEAVAYVHYPPPDAPLALLETGDHPAQRRLAFEELLAHHLSLRQLRNRVQQKPAHPMRTSDVQGCTNVAGGRKPGATGKLVEKFLQNLPFQLTAAQRRVIAEIVEDLRRAHPMQRLLQGDVGSGKTPVAAAAALHAIEAGYQAALMAPTELLAEQHIATFKNWFEPLGIEVIGLLGRFKGRQRSATLASINSGQPQLIVGTHALFQEGVSIPKLGLMIVDEQHRFGVHQRLALREKGITQDHTPHQLIMTATPIPRTLAMIGYADLDSSVLDELPPGRTPVETVMVADTRRAEVVEHIERACGNGRQAYWVCTLIDESDLLQYQAAVDTAAQLAAALTALRVGLVHGRMKAQEKEQVMREFKEGRVDVLVATTVIEVGVDVPNASLMIIENAERLGLAQLHQLRGRVGRGATASHCVLMYRQPLSEYAKVRLTTLRKTTDGFEIARKDLELRGPGEVLGTRQTGILQLHIADLARDQHLLPDVEQAATLLLKNYPDRIYPLVRRWLGESVQYGEV
- the rph gene encoding ribonuclease PH encodes the protein MRPSGRPPDQLRDIKLTRNYTKHAEGSVLVEFGDTKVLCNATVEEKVPSFLKGKGKGWVTAEYGMLPRSTGKRMDREASRGKQGGRTLEIQRLIGRSLRAVVDLCALGERSITVDCDVIQADGGTRTASITGGYVALVDAINRLRTQRLISRDPIHGFIASVSVGICKGVPVLDLDYIEDSEAETDMNVVMNEAGHFIEVQGTAEGHAFRTDELNAMLELARGGIATLIEKQRAVLG